The following is a genomic window from Nicotiana tabacum cultivar K326 chromosome 3, ASM71507v2, whole genome shotgun sequence.
atcatccccaATCTAGTGGtcaagttgaggtttccaacTGGGAGATCAAGAGCATTCTAGCAAAAACTgttaatgcaaataggaccgactggtcaaggaagctagatgaCGCATTGTGGCATACCGCATGGCATACAAAAATCCTATTGGTACTTCTCTTTATCGGTTAGTCtttggcaaagcttgtcatctacTAGTGGAATtggagcacaaagccatgtgggctctaaagaggTTGAACTTGGACTGGGCTGAAGCTGCAAATTTGAGGTTaacacaactcaatgaaatggagGAATTCCATTTCCATGCTTATAAAAGTGCAGCTGTGTACAAAGAAAGTATGAAGTTCGTCCATGACAAGAAGATCTTGAAAAGAGAGTTCAAGTCGGGTGACTTGGTTTTGCTCTTTAACTCAAGGCTCAAATTGTTTCCGGGCAAGCTCAAATCAAAATGGTCCGGTCCATTCAAAGTGGTCAATGTCTCTCCTTTTGGAGTTGTGGAACTAGCATCGGAAGATGGGCTCCGGACATTCAAAGTCAATGGCCACCGaatcaagcactacttgggcacaGATGGAGAAAAATATTTGGTGGAACAGTTGGCTCTCCAAGATGGTCCATGCCCAACAAATGAGTGAAGCAAAAGAAACACCAACTTCGTCATGCCATGACGTTAAATCAAGTGTTTCATGGGAGGTaacccatgtgtggtaacaccctttttgttctttaaatttttaattttgtggTAGACAGATTTAATTGAGCAATTTAAAGGGTGTATTAGAGTGCAGGGGATTCAAAAGATCATAACTCTGGGTAAGATTGCATaagaaagggaagaaaaatcacTGTGTGAAGTTTGCTACAAAAATGCGATCGCATTttcactatgcggaccgcattttggTCGCAAATCAAAACAATGAGTTTGGCTAATATTGGTGGTAAGAATGCGACAAGGTGGTGCACTTTGCGGACCACATTTCAACTATGCGATCTCATTGTGCACCGCATTTCTAGCCCTTCATCATCTCACTTGAACCCACCGCATAACACTTTTGCAGTCGCATAGTGTATTATGCGGTGACTTATCCACCTCAAATCGTGCAGGTATCACCCTTGCATCTCTTcattcaaaacaaacaaaaagaaagttttttttattttatcagaagcaaaacaaagaaaaaaaacgaaacaAAAAAAACGAACGAAGAGAAAAGGAATAGAGAAGGCAAAATCAACTAGTGCGTGATCTAATACCCCAAGTGTGTGCTCATAAACAACGTCACTGGTATATTTTCCTTTTTCCAATTCCATTATTTCAAGCTTTGGTTGCACATTTGTTCCTATTCTTGTTCCCCCTATTGTTGCttcatgttttcttttcttttgtgtttttctttcgtGCTTTGTAATTAGATACCTATTTGTAGTGTTCTCTTAGTAAATAATGTGTTTTGGGGGTGCTGGGTAGTGAAAATTAGGTCTGCCATTATTGAGGGTCAGTTCAATCGTTGGGAATGACGATATTTGCGGCTCACAAAATCAAAATGCGGTCCACATTTTTCCGCATAACTGAACCCTAGATTGGctgaggaagatgatgaaatgcggcgagtatgcgatcgcataattgatatgcggaccGAAAACTCATCGCATACTGACACAGTATACCCAGTTTCACAACATGATTTTTGCGGCCATTTTGCGATTGTATTTCCTAATTTGCGGTGGAATTTGCGATCGCATTTCATGATTTGGTTTTCTGAGCAATCAGGTTTGCGAtggttatgcggtctgcatagtagttatgcgaccgcatacctgtcgcattctgaacttcttctttgtttttcattgttgCCTACTCAGTTGATCACATGGTATTTCTGTGCAAGTATGGCTCCCAAGAAACACACATCCTCTTCCAAGAAAAGGGCCTTCACCATTCATCAAGCAACACCATCAAAATGTCCACGACCGGATCCTACTGCGGCACGTCCCTCCCAGTCTGATGAGGAGGAGACCTTGCCTACAATAGACCTACAGGCAGAGGCGAGAAGAAAAAGGGGCGATGACTACCAACTCCACTTTGCAATTGATGGTTCTAGGGAACTCTATAGAGAAGGGCTAACAAAGAGAAAAATCCTTGCCGAGAAACAAGTGAGCATGAACGGACTTAAAGAGCAGCACCCCCACATTTGGGATAACATAAAAGCTAGAAAATGGGAGTGTTTCACTAAGCTACCGGATGACTGCAATGAGACCCTTGTCCGTGAGTTTTATGCCTCATACGGAGCTTCCAGGACTGCTCGCCATAAGCTCACCAGGATATTCTGTCATACTGTATTAGTTCGGGGGAAAGATGTGAGCTGAAGCGCTAAGActattaataaattttacatcctTGACTAGAGCCCGTGCACAGCTGAGTACCAAGCCAAATGGGTAAACCGGTAGAATGAGCGGAGTTGGATAGCATCTGTGATAGCAAAGGGGCCCCTGCTTGGATCAATCCTGTGCACAAAATATTCAAGGAGGATCTCACATGAGAGGGTCgattttggcttagttttgtcaCTTCTCGACTCATACCGTCCACAAATGAGACTGACATAAGAATTGAGAAGGCTCTTCTCATTGTATGCATTATTACGGGAATTAAGATCGATATGGGTGCCCTTATCTTCCAAGAGTTAGGGATCCGAGCAACACAGACAGCCACTTCACTGCCATTCCCCTGTTTGATCACAACCCTTTGCAAGGCTGTGAATGTCCCACTCATGTCACACTCTGACAAGACAGGGAAGGTGCTAAAGTATATTGACATCACGTGCATTAGTGATGTTGTTACTCCCCCAGAGGTTCAGACTTTGATTCCAGTTGATGTAGAGCCCTTAGAGTCCCAGACTCCTATGTCCCCTCAGGCTCCGGTTGCATCCACTTCCACTATCACAGCCCACCTCTCAGTCCACCACTGCTCAGCCTTCTGCTGCACTGCCAGCCGTCTCGAGGCTTGGTCTCATTGCTCAGCATGCCAATGCTAAGGTAGACCAGCTTCTGAAAACCTTACCAAACCTCATCAAATAGGCCTTGACTCCGATTCAATCCTCAGTGATAGCcctccaacaacaacaaacaacttaTGGGGATCGCCTGCAACAACTTGAGTTGAGGGTT
Proteins encoded in this region:
- the LOC142178507 gene encoding uncharacterized protein LOC142178507, with amino-acid sequence MWALKRLNLDWAEAANLRLTQLNEMEEFHFHAYKSAAVYKESMKFVHDKKILKREFKSGDLVLLFNSRLKLFPGKLKSKWSGPFKVVNVSPFGVVELASEDGLRTFKVNGHRIKHYLGTDGEKYLVEQLALQDGPCPTNE